In Acetobacteroides hydrogenigenes, the DNA window GAGTGATAATATATGGACAGGTTTTTTAGTTGATGGAGTATATACTACAAAGAAGGCTTTTAGTAACTATACTGCAACGCTGTTGAGTGCTCCTTATTTTGCACCGTTTCCTCAAAGTAAAACGCTGTTTTTACCCAATTATCGCTCAGAATCATATGTTGCAGTGGGTTTTATGCCTAATATTTTGTTTACAAAGAACATTTATTTGAGGTGCGAAGCTTATGCATTTATGCCATTTTATGAGATTATTAAAACAGACGAGTATTACGTAAAGTACGGAAATCTATTTAATAACAGATATTATATAGGCTCATTATCAATGGTATACAATACAATTGTAGGACCTCTTAGTCTTTCGGTTAATTACTACGATAAGGAGAATACAAAATTGTATTTCGTTGCTAACTTTGGCTTTGTTTTATTTAATCGTCGTTCGTTAGAATATTAGCACCGTGGGAAACTTAAAGAAGCTAGCAGGTCATACCCTTATATATGGCTTAAGTAGCCTTTTGGCTCGATTCATTAACTACTTAATGAATCCTATATATACGAATTACTTTAAAGATCCTAGTGAATATGCTATATACAGCGAATTTTACATTTATATACCGATCTTACTAACAGTTCTAACCTTTGGATTGGAAACGGGGTATTTTCGTTTTTCTAGTAAGTATAAAGATGTTAAGGATAAGGTTTACTCTACAACTTTCACTTTTTTGTTAGTAACATCTACATTATTTGTTCTATATACAACATTTGGATACGATGGAATAATAAGTGGGCTCGATTTATCGCCCAATAAGTGGTATGTTATATTAACGGGTTGGATTGTATTTTTTGATGTGCTCTGTGCTATTCCGTTTGTACGACTGAGAAATGAAAATAGATCTGCAACATTTGTAGTATTAAAGACGGTAAATATTCTCATTAATGTACTTTTCAATTTGCTGTTGCTTTTTGTTGTGCCAAAGCTATTTCCATCTCTTCCACCTATGGGAATTCTGGTTATATTTATAGCAAACCTGGTTGCATCTGTTACTACTTTATTCTTGGTTTTACGTTTAGCTGGTTTACCAAGTATCCGTATATCAAAACCGTTGATGAAGGAATTGGCCATATATTCAGTACCCTTGGTTATATCAGGTTTGGCAGGACAAGTAAACGATTTGTTGGATCGTTACAGTATAAAATATCTGTTGCCTGAATCTGCTAAACCAATGTTTCAGTTGGGTATTTACACGTCGAATTTAAAGCTGGCAATAGTACTTACCTTGTTTACGCAAATGTTTAGGTATGCTGCCGAACCATTTTTCTTTAATAATGTAAGGAAGGAAGATTCTGCAAAAACGTATGCCGATGTTTTTAAGTATTTTTCGGTATTTGGAATGATAATATTCTTATTAGTAACGCTTTATATTGATATATTTCAGTATTTAGAAGGTGCTAATTATCGTGAAGGACTATTTATTGTTCCAGTATTGCTGCTTTCTTACTATTTTGTAGGATTGCTATATAATCTTCAAATAATATTTAAGTTGCACGATAAAACGAGGCGTACCGTTGATGTCACCTTAGCCGGATTGATACTACTTGTAGTCTTTAATATTTTTATGGTTCCACATTTTGGTTATCAGGCAGCTGCATGGGGCCGATTGCTATCGTTTGTATTTATGTGCGTTGTAAGCTACTGGTTTGGTAAGAAAATTGTTAGTATTCCTTACGACTTTAAGAATATAGGGTTTTACTTCGTTTTTGGATTGGGTCTTTTCTTTTTAAGTAAGGCAATTCGTCCAGAAAACCTATATTTACGTATGGCTGTGAATACGCTATTATTTGGATCATACGTTTTAGTATTCCTTTACAAGGAAAAAATTAATCCAGTTACCATTGCAAAATCGCTTTTAAAATGGAAGTCAAAGTAGTTAATAAGAGTAGTTTCGATTTACCAGAATATGCAACAGTCCATTCAGCTGGATTGGATTTACGTGCTAATACCACTGATAATCTAGTTTTAGCTCCATTGGATAGGGTTATTATTCCTACAGGGTTGTTTATAGAAATTCCTGTAGGATTTGAAGCTCAAATTCGTCCGCGAAGTGGTATGGCAATTAAGCACGGTATTACAGTTATTAATTCACCTGGTACCATCGATGCCGATTATAGAGGAGAGATTAAAGTAGGGTTAGTTAATATTTCGAACGAAGCGTATACTATAAAGCCTGGCGAACGTATAGCTCAAATGGTTTTTTCAAAGCACGAAACGGTTAGTTGGCTGGAAGTAGAGCTGCTTTCTGAAACTGATAGGGGAGAGGGTGGCTTTGGACATACAGGAAAAAAGTAATTGAAATAGAATATGATGAAAAAGCAGATTCTTTTTATTGTTGCTGTTAGCTTTTGTATTACGAGTTGCTCATCGTCCTATAATTCGATGAAATCGCTTAGTAAGAATGCTAAGCTTATGTCGGATATGAACTATTACGAGGGAGTTAAACAGTACTATGGAGGATCTGCTGATAATGCAATTCGATTTCTGAACAAGGCGGTTAGCTTAAATAAGGAGAACGATGCTGCTTACTTCATTTTGTCTCAAATATATCAGGGAAAGAATAAGAGGGTTGAAGCTTTAAAAAATGCTGAATTGGCCTACACTTATTCTCCGGACAATAAGGATTACGGTTTAAACTATGCTCAAAGCTTACAGCGATTGAATAGGCTTGACTCTGCGTTAACTGTATATAATCAGTTTATTACAAAGGATTCTTCAAATACGGATTTGCTTCTTAATATGTCGCTTATTTACGGTGTAAAGGGTGATATGGTTCGAAGTATAAAGCTCTATGATGAATTTTCTACCAAGTACGGTAGCAATGAAACCATACTTGAGAATAAGCAAAAGTTGTATCTGCAGCTTAATCAGCTTGACTCTGCTATTAGTGTTGGAACTAAGCTAGTGGAGTTGTTTCCAGAGAATCCTCGCCACCTTACTATTTTGGCAGATATTTATGCTAACAAAGGAAACGATTCTTTGGCGATAGACTATAATCTTAAGGCGCTTGAACTTGTACCTACTTACCCTTTGGCGCAAATCGGTTTATCCGATGCGTATCGAAGAGAGGCTCGTTATACTGACTATTTCCGAACTCTGAACCGTATTTTTGGAAATGACGAAATAAAGAATAGTGATAAGGTAGCCTATTTTAATCAGTTCCTAGAGAATAAGCAATTCTATCAAGTTTTTTATCCAAATATAGATACGCTGATAAATAGCTTCATAGCTACCTATCCAAAAGATACTTCTATCTATCCCATTTATGCCGATCATTTGGCTAAGATGGGAAAGCTTACAGATCTAAATTCTTTTTTAAAAACCAAGTTGGATTCTGGATCGAGGGATTCTTCCTTGTTCTTTAAGTTTATTGAGCTGAATCTGTATACCAAACGATATGATACAACCAGCTTTTATGCTTCAAAAGCGATTGCTTACTATCCAAAATTGGTGAAGTTGTATCTATATAAGTCGTATGCTCTATTTCAAAGAAAGGATTTCGATTCTACTATACTGGTACTAAAGACTGCTTTACCTTACGTGAATTCGGATTCGGTTAAAGTAGATATACTTTCGATGATAGGCGATTCGTACCATTCGCTTAAAAATGATAAGCAAGCTTTTGCCTACTACGATGAGGCATTATCTATTAATCCTAATAACATACAGGTACTAAATAATTATAGCTACTACCTTTCTCTAATCGACAAGGATTTGAAAAAGGCACTTAAAATGATTAATGTAGTGCTTAAAAAGGAGCCTAACAATTCGACATATTTGGATACTAAGGCATGGCTACTTTACAAGTTAGGAAAGTATGAAGAGGCAAAAACGGTGATGCGTCAGGCATTAATATATGGAGGAAACGAAAGTGATACAATATTAGAACACTATGGGGATATCCTTTTAAAGTTGAACGAAGTAGAGACGGCAAAATTGTACTGGCAGATGTCATACGATAGGGGAAACCGTTCTGATGAAATAGTAAAGAAACTCAATATAAAACAGTAATGTACCGCTTACTACTTATACTTTTATTTTCATTTACCGCTCAAGTTGTATTTTCTCAATCGCTTAAAGATTTGCAGGAACAAAAGCGTGTTGCTGATGCCGAGATAAATAGGATTAATGAGCAGCTTAGCGCAACAAAACTCGAAAAGAATTCGACGCTTAGGCAAGTTGCCCTTATAAATTCTAAAATACAGAAGCGCAAAAAGGTATTAGAGAATATTGATAAGCAGGTTTATATTGTAAAGAGGACAATTCAAGTAAAGTCTGATACTGTATATCGTTTACGAAAGGATATTGATACTTTAAAAGTTGCCTATGCGAATACGCTAAAGCATGCTTACAAAATGCGTAATACTAATTCTGTTATTGCGCTAGTTTTTGCCTCTTCTGATTTGCATCAGGCAATTAGAAGAATGAAGTATCTTAGATCGTATAGCGATTTTAGAATTCAGCAAGCAAAATCTATTGAGGTTAAGCAGGAAGCGCTTAACGTTGAAATTGCCGATTTGAGTAGTAAGAAAAAGAATTTGGAAGTATTATTGGCTGAGAAGAATAGGGAAATAAGAAAACTCGATCAGGATGAGAAAACCTATGAAAAAATGGCTGCTCAGCTTAAAAGTAAGGAAAAGGACTTAACAAGAGAAATACAGGTAAGGAAGAATTTGAGTGATAGATTGTCACGAGAAATTAGTAGGCTTATTGCAGAGGAAGCACGTAAAGCTGCCGAGGCTGCACGTAAAGCAGCAGCACGTAGAGCAGCAGAAGCAGCGCGACGTGCAAAAAAGAATGGAAGTACAAAAAGTAGTAGCACTACTTCAAGTGCATCCGAAAGTAGTGAACCAGTTCTTCCATTCACTCCTGAAGACCGTATGATTGCTGGAAAGTTTGAAGCAAATAGAGGGCGACTTCCTTGGCCTGTAAGGCAGGGCTCTATTGTAGAAAGTTTCGGTGTGCATCAGCATCCTATACTGAAGGGTGTTAAAACAGAAAACAAGGGTGTTGATATTTCCTCCAATGCTGGTTGTGATGTTTATGCCGTTTACGATGGTGAAGTAAGTAAAATATTTCCTCTTCCAGGTGCAAATATATCCGTACTTGTTAGGCATGGTTACTATATAACGGTTTACTCCAATCTTTCGCGTGTTAATGTTGTACAAGGACAACAGATAAAGGCAAAGCAAGTTTTGGGTGTTCTTGCAAATAGCGATACTGGTGGAGAAAAACCTACGCTTAAATTTCAGGTTTGGAAGGAAACAACACCACAAAATCCTGTATTATGGTTAACACGGTAAACAGGATAAACCTTTTTTTGTTATTAGCGTATAATGACAAATGAAAATTTACAAATTCGAATCGGATCCGATTATTTTGAATGACATCGAAGAGATCGTGGTTCATTTTATTAAAGAGAATGATATACCCAAAGCTCTTCGTTATAAAATAATAGTATCATCTTTAGAAGCAATTACAAACTCAATATATCATGGGAATTGCTGCAACGTGCAAAAGAAGGTTCAATTTGGACTTGAAAGACGAAGTGATAGAGTTGTAGTTATTGTAGAAGATGAAGGTGATGGTTTTGATTATGCAAAACTTCCAGATCCTACAACTCCGGATAATATCGAAAATCCCGATGGAAGAGGAGTGTTTCTGATGATGAAACTATCGGACTATATTGAGTTTAATAAGAAAGGAAACAGAGTTCAACTTTATTTTAATATATAAGTTTTGGCAATTAATTTTTTTGCAGAGGGAGTAAGCTTTAAGCCAAAGCAAACCCTAAAGATAAAGGCATGGATAAAAGATGTTGCAGCAGAGGAAGGGTACCAGGTTGGTACCCTAAATTATGTATTCTGCAACGATGAGTATATTCTTGAAACAAATCGACAATATTTGCAGCACGATTACTACACTGATATTATTACGTTTGATTACACCGAAAAGAATAAAATTTCCGGTGATCTGGTTATAAGTATTGATACAGTAAAATCTAATGCAGAAATGCTAGGTGTTGAAGAAAATCAAGAGTTATGTAGGGTAATAGTTCATGGAGTGCTTCATCTTTGTGGCTATAAGGATAAGACGATTGATGAAGAGAAAGTAATGCGCGAAAGGGAGAACTACTATCTTTTAAAGTTTAACGTATCGATTATTTAAGTATGGTGTTTAACTACGACGTGGTTGTGGTTGGGGCAGGACATGCAGGTTGTGAAGCCGCCGCAGCTGCTGCAAATTTGGGTGCTCAAACCCTTTTAATTACAATGGACATGACAAAAATGGGACAAATGTCATGTAATCCTGCAATGGGGGGTATTGCAAAAGGGCAAATTGTTAGAGAAATTGATGCTCTTGGCGGGTATTCAGGGATTGTTACTGATAGTAGTAGCATTCAGTTTAGAATGCTTAATAGGAGTAAAGGTCCTGCAATGTGGAGTCCAAGGGCACAGTGTGATCGTTCGCTTTTTTCGTTAAAGTGGCGTGAAATGCTCGAGAATACTCCAAATCTTTTCTTTTGGCAGGATTCTGTTGTAAATCTTTTGATAGAGGATAGCACTGTAAAGGGAGTTCATACAGCATTAGGAGTTGATTTTACGGCTAAAAGTGTTGTTCTAACAACAGGAACTTTTATGAATGGATTGATGCACGTTGGACGTGCTCAACTTGCTGGAGGACGTTCTGGTGATATGGCATCATATGGAATAACAGAACAGCTGCGGCAGTTAGGACTGGAGGTAGGTAGAATGAAAACAGGAACTCCTGCTCGTATTGATGGAAGAACAATAGACTATTCAAAGGTAGTGGCACAAGAAGGCGATGCTAATCCTGAAAAATTTTCATTTCTTGATACCGTAAAACCATTAGAAAGGCAACTGCCATGCTATATTACTTATACTAATACTGATGTTCATGAAACGTTACGAGCCAAATTTGATGAATCTCCTTTGTTTAATGGTACGATTAAATCGATAGGACCTCGTTACTGTCCGAGTATTGAAGATAAAGTACGCACCTTTGCGGATAAAGATCAGCATCAACTTTTTTTAGAGCCTGAAGGGTGGGATACTAACGAATACTATATAAATGGATTTTCATCTTCGTTACCATTAGATGTTCAAGTATCTGCATTAACTAAAATACCAGGTTTGGAAAATGCTAGAATATTTAGACCTGGTTACGCTATCGAATACGACTACTTTCAACCTACTCAACTTTACCACTCATTAGAAACAAAACTCATTAGAAATTTATTTTTTGCTGGACAAATTAATGGTACAACAGGATACGAAGAAGCCGCTGGTCAGGGTTTAATCGCAGGAATTAATGCAGCTCGATCGGTTCAAAAGCAAGAATGTTTTATACTTTCTCGTGAATCTTCGTATATAGGTGTACTTATAGATGATTTGGTAACTAAAGGCGTTGATGAACCATACCGAATGTTTACTTCTAGAGCTGAGTATAGGATTCTTCTGCGTCAGGATAATGCTGACGAACGACTTACCCCTATAGGTATCGAAATTGGTTTAGTCAAAAAGGATAGAGAAGAATTGTTTAAATACAAACAAGATTCTGTTGAAAAACTGGTAAGATTGATAAATAAAACAAGTGTAACTCAAGATCAGATTAACGATTTACTAGTTAGTAAAAACACTCCTCCGATTAATCAAACACGAAAACTTGTTGATATTCTCTTAAGACCTCAAATAGTAATAAAAGATCTGCTTATACTCGAATCAATAAAAAACTTTTATAATACATTACCCTGTATACAAAAAGAGATACTACAACAGGCTGATATAAAAGTTAAGTATAGCGGATATATTGACAGAGAACGAATAATTGCTAATAAATTATCAAGATTGGAAGATATTCGAATATCTGATTGTTTTGATTTTAACAAACTACAATCTTTATCCACTGAAGCACGACAAAAATTAAGCAAAATAAAACCTAAGACTATTGGTCAAGCGTCACGAATACCAGGCGTATCACCTTCTGATATTAATGTTTTACTAGTTTTTTTAGGTAGATAAAGTTCCACGTGGAACAGATTTTTGAATTTCAATATTTAAGTTCCACGTGGAACTTAAATATAAATTTAGGAATAAATGGAGAAGATAAGAGGAAATATAGTTAATCTCAAGGAAGAAAAGATATTTTTCGGAGATGTTATAATTAGTGGTGGTCTTGTTTTTGATTTAGTTTTTATATCTGAAGAGGAAAAAGGAGAAAGATATATATTACCAGGTTTTGTTGATTCTCATATTCATATTGAGAGTTCTATGCTGGTTCCTTCTGAGTTTGCAAAGGTTGCTGTGCGTACAGGGGTAGTTGCAACTGTAAGTGATCCTCATGAAATTGCAAATGTTCTTGGAGTAGATGGAGTGGAATATATGCGATTGAATGGAGTATTGTCTGGGTTTAAGTTTTTCTTTGGGGTGCCTTCGTGTGTTCCTGCTGTTTTATTTGATAGGTCTGGTGCTGTTCTTGATTCTCGAATTGTTAGTGAAATGCTTGAGTCAGGAAACTATTTTTATCTTTCGGAAATGATGAATTTCCCAGGAGTTGTAGGAGGGGATCTGGATGTTAAAGCAAAGATTGATGCTGCTCTAAGATGTGGTGTAAAAGTAGATGGTCATGCACCGGGTTTGGTTGGCGGAGATTTAAAGGCGTATGTTGGTGCTGGTATTACAACTGATCATGAGTGTATGTCGCTTCAAGAGGCAGAAGAAAAGATTAGATTGGGAATGAAGATACAAATCAGAGAAGGAAGTGCTGCAAAGAATTTTGATTCTTTGATTGACATTGTGAAAGTGTATCCCGATATGGTGATGCTTTGTTCTGACGATTGTCATCCTGATGATTTATTGAATGGATATTTTGTTGGATTGTTGAAGCGAGCGTTAAGTAAGGGTGTAAACTTGTTTGATGCTCTTCGTATTTCCGGATATAATGCGGTGAAGCATTATAATCTTCCTGTTGGGCTTCTTCAAAAGGGTGATTCGGCTGATTTTATTGTGGTTGATAATTTGTCGGATTTTAATGTAAAAAAGACTGTTGTTGACGGAAGCGTTCTTTTTGAAAATGGGGTTGTTTGTACTAATAGTGTTGAAGTTGAAGTTGTGAATAATTTTGTGGAAAATATTATTAGCGTTGATGATGTGAAAGTGTTATCTCCTTGTGAAGATAGTGTGTTAGTTAGAGTGATTGGTGTTTTAGAAGGTGAACTTTATACTCATTCCGAAGTTTGTAGGTTGGCTGTTCAAAATGGGGAAGTTTTTTCACAAAAGGATTCAGATATTCTTAAAATAGTTGCTTTAAATAGATATCAAAAGGCAAAACCTAGTGTTGGATTTATTCGAGGTTTTGGTTTGAAAAAAGGCGCTATTTGTAGTAGCGTTTCGCACGATTCTCATAATATAGTTGCTATTGGGGTAGATGACGAAAGTATTGTTAAGGTGATTAATGCCGTTGTTGCTTCAAAGGGTGGTTTGGCTTACGCTGATGAGGATGTCGTTAAAGTTTTGGAGTTGCCTGTGGCTGGTATTATGGCTGCAGCTCCAGCTGAAAAAGTGGCCGATGAATATCGTTGCTTACTTGAAATTACCAAAAAGAGTGGTTCTATTGTGAAGGCTCCTTTTATGACTATGGCTTTTATGTCGCTAATTGTAATACCTGAGTTGAAAATTTCTGATCAAGGTTTATTCGATGTTTTAGAGTTTAAACCTACATCTCTTTTTGTAAATGAGCGATAGAAGTGTTGGCGAATACCTAAAAAAAATAGTAGAAATCCTTCCCAACCAACCTGGAGTTTACCAGTATTTGGATGAGGAAGGAACTGTTATCTATGTAGGTAAAGCGAAGAATTTAAAAAAGCGTGTTTCCTCATATTTCACCTCTAAGAGGTACGAGAGTAAGAAACTTATGGTGTTGGTTCGAAAAATACGGGATATAAAACACATTGTAGTACCAACAGAATCGGATGCGCTTCTTCTCGAAAATAACCTTATAAAAAAGTTACAACCCCGATATAACATTAACTTAAAGGATGATAAGACTTACCCTTGGATCGCCATAAAAAATGAGCCGTTTCCAAGGGTTTTTTCTACTCGGAGGTATATAAAAGATGGTACGCGGTATTTCGGACCTTATACTTCGGTGACACTCTTAAGAACATTGCTCGATTTAATAAAGCAGATTTATCCTCTTCGAACATGCAACTTAAATCTTGATGAGAGTAGCATATCTAAGGGAAAGTATAAGGCTTGCCTTGAATATCATATTGGAAATTGTAAAGCACCTTGTTTAAATTATTATTTATTAGATGAATATAATAATTTAATTAGAGAAATAGTAGAAATACTTCGTGGAAATCTAGGAGATTTGCTCTCTATGCTGAAGGAAAA includes these proteins:
- a CDS encoding lipopolysaccharide biosynthesis protein yields the protein MGNLKKLAGHTLIYGLSSLLARFINYLMNPIYTNYFKDPSEYAIYSEFYIYIPILLTVLTFGLETGYFRFSSKYKDVKDKVYSTTFTFLLVTSTLFVLYTTFGYDGIISGLDLSPNKWYVILTGWIVFFDVLCAIPFVRLRNENRSATFVVLKTVNILINVLFNLLLLFVVPKLFPSLPPMGILVIFIANLVASVTTLFLVLRLAGLPSIRISKPLMKELAIYSVPLVISGLAGQVNDLLDRYSIKYLLPESAKPMFQLGIYTSNLKLAIVLTLFTQMFRYAAEPFFFNNVRKEDSAKTYADVFKYFSVFGMIIFLLVTLYIDIFQYLEGANYREGLFIVPVLLLSYYFVGLLYNLQIIFKLHDKTRRTVDVTLAGLILLVVFNIFMVPHFGYQAAAWGRLLSFVFMCVVSYWFGKKIVSIPYDFKNIGFYFVFGLGLFFLSKAIRPENLYLRMAVNTLLFGSYVLVFLYKEKINPVTIAKSLLKWKSK
- the dut gene encoding dUTP diphosphatase: MEVKVVNKSSFDLPEYATVHSAGLDLRANTTDNLVLAPLDRVIIPTGLFIEIPVGFEAQIRPRSGMAIKHGITVINSPGTIDADYRGEIKVGLVNISNEAYTIKPGERIAQMVFSKHETVSWLEVELLSETDRGEGGFGHTGKK
- a CDS encoding tetratricopeptide repeat protein, whose product is MKKQILFIVAVSFCITSCSSSYNSMKSLSKNAKLMSDMNYYEGVKQYYGGSADNAIRFLNKAVSLNKENDAAYFILSQIYQGKNKRVEALKNAELAYTYSPDNKDYGLNYAQSLQRLNRLDSALTVYNQFITKDSSNTDLLLNMSLIYGVKGDMVRSIKLYDEFSTKYGSNETILENKQKLYLQLNQLDSAISVGTKLVELFPENPRHLTILADIYANKGNDSLAIDYNLKALELVPTYPLAQIGLSDAYRREARYTDYFRTLNRIFGNDEIKNSDKVAYFNQFLENKQFYQVFYPNIDTLINSFIATYPKDTSIYPIYADHLAKMGKLTDLNSFLKTKLDSGSRDSSLFFKFIELNLYTKRYDTTSFYASKAIAYYPKLVKLYLYKSYALFQRKDFDSTILVLKTALPYVNSDSVKVDILSMIGDSYHSLKNDKQAFAYYDEALSINPNNIQVLNNYSYYLSLIDKDLKKALKMINVVLKKEPNNSTYLDTKAWLLYKLGKYEEAKTVMRQALIYGGNESDTILEHYGDILLKLNEVETAKLYWQMSYDRGNRSDEIVKKLNIKQ
- a CDS encoding murein hydrolase activator EnvC family protein; its protein translation is MYRLLLILLFSFTAQVVFSQSLKDLQEQKRVADAEINRINEQLSATKLEKNSTLRQVALINSKIQKRKKVLENIDKQVYIVKRTIQVKSDTVYRLRKDIDTLKVAYANTLKHAYKMRNTNSVIALVFASSDLHQAIRRMKYLRSYSDFRIQQAKSIEVKQEALNVEIADLSSKKKNLEVLLAEKNREIRKLDQDEKTYEKMAAQLKSKEKDLTREIQVRKNLSDRLSREISRLIAEEARKAAEAARKAAARRAAEAARRAKKNGSTKSSSTTSSASESSEPVLPFTPEDRMIAGKFEANRGRLPWPVRQGSIVESFGVHQHPILKGVKTENKGVDISSNAGCDVYAVYDGEVSKIFPLPGANISVLVRHGYYITVYSNLSRVNVVQGQQIKAKQVLGVLANSDTGGEKPTLKFQVWKETTPQNPVLWLTR
- a CDS encoding ATP-binding protein, with product MKIYKFESDPIILNDIEEIVVHFIKENDIPKALRYKIIVSSLEAITNSIYHGNCCNVQKKVQFGLERRSDRVVVIVEDEGDGFDYAKLPDPTTPDNIENPDGRGVFLMMKLSDYIEFNKKGNRVQLYFNI
- the ybeY gene encoding rRNA maturation RNase YbeY, which produces MAINFFAEGVSFKPKQTLKIKAWIKDVAAEEGYQVGTLNYVFCNDEYILETNRQYLQHDYYTDIITFDYTEKNKISGDLVISIDTVKSNAEMLGVEENQELCRVIVHGVLHLCGYKDKTIDEEKVMRERENYYLLKFNVSII
- the mnmG gene encoding tRNA uridine-5-carboxymethylaminomethyl(34) synthesis enzyme MnmG, with the translated sequence MVFNYDVVVVGAGHAGCEAAAAAANLGAQTLLITMDMTKMGQMSCNPAMGGIAKGQIVREIDALGGYSGIVTDSSSIQFRMLNRSKGPAMWSPRAQCDRSLFSLKWREMLENTPNLFFWQDSVVNLLIEDSTVKGVHTALGVDFTAKSVVLTTGTFMNGLMHVGRAQLAGGRSGDMASYGITEQLRQLGLEVGRMKTGTPARIDGRTIDYSKVVAQEGDANPEKFSFLDTVKPLERQLPCYITYTNTDVHETLRAKFDESPLFNGTIKSIGPRYCPSIEDKVRTFADKDQHQLFLEPEGWDTNEYYINGFSSSLPLDVQVSALTKIPGLENARIFRPGYAIEYDYFQPTQLYHSLETKLIRNLFFAGQINGTTGYEEAAGQGLIAGINAARSVQKQECFILSRESSYIGVLIDDLVTKGVDEPYRMFTSRAEYRILLRQDNADERLTPIGIEIGLVKKDREELFKYKQDSVEKLVRLINKTSVTQDQINDLLVSKNTPPINQTRKLVDILLRPQIVIKDLLILESIKNFYNTLPCIQKEILQQADIKVKYSGYIDRERIIANKLSRLEDIRISDCFDFNKLQSLSTEARQKLSKIKPKTIGQASRIPGVSPSDINVLLVFLGR
- the ade gene encoding adenine deaminase translates to MEKIRGNIVNLKEEKIFFGDVIISGGLVFDLVFISEEEKGERYILPGFVDSHIHIESSMLVPSEFAKVAVRTGVVATVSDPHEIANVLGVDGVEYMRLNGVLSGFKFFFGVPSCVPAVLFDRSGAVLDSRIVSEMLESGNYFYLSEMMNFPGVVGGDLDVKAKIDAALRCGVKVDGHAPGLVGGDLKAYVGAGITTDHECMSLQEAEEKIRLGMKIQIREGSAAKNFDSLIDIVKVYPDMVMLCSDDCHPDDLLNGYFVGLLKRALSKGVNLFDALRISGYNAVKHYNLPVGLLQKGDSADFIVVDNLSDFNVKKTVVDGSVLFENGVVCTNSVEVEVVNNFVENIISVDDVKVLSPCEDSVLVRVIGVLEGELYTHSEVCRLAVQNGEVFSQKDSDILKIVALNRYQKAKPSVGFIRGFGLKKGAICSSVSHDSHNIVAIGVDDESIVKVINAVVASKGGLAYADEDVVKVLELPVAGIMAAAPAEKVADEYRCLLEITKKSGSIVKAPFMTMAFMSLIVIPELKISDQGLFDVLEFKPTSLFVNER